Proteins encoded together in one Anguilla anguilla isolate fAngAng1 chromosome 9, fAngAng1.pri, whole genome shotgun sequence window:
- the LOC118235752 gene encoding 15-hydroxyprostaglandin dehydrogenase [NAD(+)]-like translates to MALSGKVALVTGASQGLGKGFSDILLKNGAKVAMLDINETVGKTAKADFDKEFGEDRTIFLKCDVTSAEQLKDAFQKTIERFGGLHIVANNAGILDESDWEKTVQINLNGVIRGTYLALEHMKKGSGGGGGVIVNTASIAGLGPLLTSPVYTATKHGVVGFTRAMADASKASDYGVRINALCPTFVRTPILDFLTNEKSAGQFGDLLRLAEQLKEKAGVLEVPDVAERFLQLVTDEEKNGAVMMVTLEGGTVVSFPELFKVAVDLGPPSQ, encoded by the exons ATGGCGTTAAGTGGTAAGGTAGCTCTTGTAACTGGTGCCAGTCAAGGTTTGGGGAAAGGCTTTTCTGACATTCTTCTGAAAAATGGAGCAAAG GTGGCAATGTTGGACATTAACGAAACGGTTGGGAAAACCGCCAAAGCGGATTTTGATAAAGAGTTCGGAGAAGACCGGACCATTTTTTTGAAATGCGATGTCACCTCAGCGGAACAATTAAaag atGCGTTCCAGAAAACCATCGAGAGGTTTGGCGGACTCCACATTGTCGCGAACAACGCAGGGATTCTGGATGAGAGCGACTGGGAGAAAACGGTGCAGATAAATCTG AATGGAGTGATTAGGGGCACCTATCTGGCACTTGAGCACATGAAGAaggggagtggaggaggaggaggagtaatAGTAAACACAGCCTCCATTGCAG GGCTGGGTCCCCTCTTAACCTCTCCTGTCTACACAGCCACCAAACATGGAGTCGTTGGGTTCACCAGGGCGATGGCA GATGCCTCGAAGGCGAGTGATTATGGCGTAAGGATCAACGCCCTCTGTCCCACTTTCGTCCGAACGCCAATCCTCGATTTCCTGACCAATGAAAAGTCGGCGGGACAGTTTGGTGATCTCTTGCGTTTAGCCGAGCAGCTTAAGGAGAAGGCCGGCGTTCTCGA GGTGCCAGACGTGGCTGAGAGGTTCCTGCAGCTGGTGACGGACGAGGAGAAGAATGGGGCGGTGATGATGGTGACGCTGGAGGGCGGCACCGTTGTGAGTTTTCCAGAGCTTTTTAAGGTCGCGGTCGACCTGGGGCCGCCGTCCCAGTAG
- the LOC118235753 gene encoding 15-hydroxyprostaglandin dehydrogenase [NAD(+)]-like isoform X1 → MALSGKIALVTGAGQGLGKGFSDILLKNGAKVALLDINENAGKNAKADFDKEYGKDRNIFLTCDVTSNAQLKDAFQKTIEKFGRIDIVSNNAGIVDETNWEKTVEVNLNGVIRGTYLALEHMKKGSGGGGEGGVIINTSSMAGLGPLLTSPVYTASKHGVVGFTRAMAEASRASGYGVRINAFCPSFVKTPILDFMKNEKAAGQLGHLQNLSDKILAKTGILEVPVVAERFLQLVTDEEKNGAVMMVTQECTAYMNFPKDFKDAPKTILP, encoded by the exons ATGGCGTTAAGTGGTAAGATAGCTCTTGTTACCGGTGCCGGTCAAGGTTTGGGCAAAGGCTTTTCTGACATTCTTCTGAAAAATGGAGCGAAG GTGGCACTGTTGGACATTAATGAAAATGCTGGGAAAAACGCCAAAGCGGATTTTGATAAAGAGTATGGAAAAGATCGCAACATTTTCTTGACATGCGACGTGACCTCAAATGCACAACTGAAAG atgcattccaaaaaaccaTCGAAAAGTTTGGCAGAATCGACATTGTAAGCAACAATGCAGGGATTGTGGATGAGACTAACTGGGAGAAAACGGTGGAAGTAAATctg AATGGAGTGATTAGGGGCACCTATCTGGCACTTGAGCACATGAAGAaggggagtggaggaggaggagaaggaggagtaATAATTAACACATCTTCCATGGCAG GGCTGGGTCCCCTCTTAACCTCTCCTGTCTACACAGCCAGCAAACATGGAGTAGTTGGGTTCACCAGGGCGATGGCA GAAGCCTCGAGGGCGAGTGGTTATGGTGTTAGGATCAACGCCTTCTGTCCCTCTTTCGTCAAAACTCCCATCCTCGATTTTATGAAGAATGAAAAGGCAGCAGGACAGCTTGGCCATCTCCAGAATTTGTCCGATAAAATTTTAGCGAAGACTGGCATACTCGA GGTGCCAGTGGTTGCTGAGAGGTTCCTGCAGCTGGTGACGGACGAGGAGAAGAATGGGGCGGTGATGATGGTCACACAGGAGTGCACTGCCTACATGAATTTTCCGAAAGATTTTAAGGACGCACCCAAGACCATTCTCCCCTGA
- the LOC118235753 gene encoding 15-hydroxyprostaglandin dehydrogenase [NAD(+)]-like isoform X2 gives MALSGKIALVTGASQGLGKGFSDVLLKNGAKVALLDVNETAGKNAKADFDKEYGEDSTIFLTCDVTSYEHLKDAFQKTIEKFGRIDIVSNNAGIVDETNWEKTVEVNLNGVIRGTYLALEHMKKGSGGGGEGGVIINTSSMAGLGPLLTSPVYTASKHGVVGFTRAMAEASRASGYGVRINAFCPSFVKTPILDFMKNEKAAGQLGHLQNLSDKILAKTGILEVPVVAERFLQLVTDEEKNGAVMMVTQECTAYMNFPKDFKDAPKTILP, from the exons ATGGCGTTAAGTGGTAAGATAGCTCTTGTAACCGGTGCCAGTCAAGGTTTGGGGAAAGGCTTTTCTGACGTTCTTCTGAAAAATGGAGCAAAG GTGGCACTGCTGGACGTTAACGAAACGGCTGGGAAAAACGCCAAAGCGGATTTTGATAAAGAGTATGGAGAAGACAGCACCATTTTTCTGACATGCGATGTGACCTCATATGAACACCTGAAAG atgcattccaaaaaaccaTCGAAAAGTTTGGCAGAATCGACATTGTAAGCAACAATGCAGGGATTGTGGATGAGACTAACTGGGAGAAAACGGTGGAAGTAAATctg AATGGAGTGATTAGGGGCACCTATCTGGCACTTGAGCACATGAAGAaggggagtggaggaggaggagaaggaggagtaATAATTAACACATCTTCCATGGCAG GGCTGGGTCCCCTCTTAACCTCTCCTGTCTACACAGCCAGCAAACATGGAGTAGTTGGGTTCACCAGGGCGATGGCA GAAGCCTCGAGGGCGAGTGGTTATGGTGTTAGGATCAACGCCTTCTGTCCCTCTTTCGTCAAAACTCCCATCCTCGATTTTATGAAGAATGAAAAGGCAGCAGGACAGCTTGGCCATCTCCAGAATTTGTCCGATAAAATTTTAGCGAAGACTGGCATACTCGA GGTGCCAGTGGTTGCTGAGAGGTTCCTGCAGCTGGTGACGGACGAGGAGAAGAATGGGGCGGTGATGATGGTCACACAGGAGTGCACTGCCTACATGAATTTTCCGAAAGATTTTAAGGACGCACCCAAGACCATTCTCCCCTGA